One stretch of Mastomys coucha isolate ucsf_1 unplaced genomic scaffold, UCSF_Mcou_1 pScaffold12, whole genome shotgun sequence DNA includes these proteins:
- the LOC116086322 gene encoding olfactory receptor 2L8-like, translated as MDSYNQTFTGFILLGLFPPSKIGLFLFILIVLIFLTAWIGNLSMILLILLDSHLHTPMYILLSQLSLIDLNYISTIVPKMVSDFMLGNKYISFIGCGFQIFLFLTFGGAETLLLASMAYDRYVAICFPLHYATHMNKRVCVMMITGAWVLGSINSCAHTGYALQIPYCRSRAINHFFCDVPAMLTLACMDTWVYEYTVFVSTILFLVFPFIGIVCSYGRVFFAVYRMNSGAGKKKAYSTCSTHLTVVTFYYAPFAYTYLRPRSFRSPAEDKILAVFYTVLTPMLNPIIYSLRNKEVMGALRRMTHRICFAKI; from the coding sequence ATGGATAGTTATAATCAAACATTTACAGGCTTCATTTTACTGGGATTGTTCCCACCATCAAAAATAGGTCTTTTCCTCTTCATTCTCATTGTTCTCATCTTCCTGACAGCTTGGATTGGCAACCTGTCCAtgatcctcctcatcctcctggaCTCACatctccacacacccatgtataTTTTACTTAGTCAGCTTTCTCTTATTGACTTAAATTACATCTCTACCATTGTCCCTAAAATGGTGTCTGACTTTATGTTGGGTAATAAGTACATCTCCTTCATTGGGTGTGGATTTCAGATCTTCCTATTCTTGACTTTTGGGGGTGCAGAAACCCTTTTGCTGGCATCTATGGCCTATGACCGGTATGTGGCTATTTGTTTTCCTCTCCACTATGCCACACATATGAATAAAAGAGTCTGCGTGATGATGATAACAGGAGCTTGGGTTCTGGGATCCATTAATTCCTGTGCTCATACTGGATATGCACTTCAAATTCCTTACTGCCGATCCAGAGCTATCAACCATTTCTTCTGTGATGTCCCTGCCATGTTGACTCTGGCTTGTATGGACACATGGGTCTATGAGTATACAGTGTTTGTGAGTACAATCCTCTTTCTTGTGTTTCCATTCATTGGAATAGTGTGTTCCTATGGTCGTGTTTTCTTTGCTGTCTACCGCATGAATTCTGGCGCAGGGAAGAAGAAGGCCTATTCTACCTGTAGCACTCACCTCACTGTAGTAACTTTCTACTATGCACCATTTGCTTACACCTATCTACGCCCAAGATCCTTCCGATCCCCAGCAGAGGACAAGATTCTTGCAGTCTTCTACACAGTTCTCACCCCAATGCTCAATCCTATCATCTACAGCCTGAGAAACAAAGAAGTGATGGGGGCCCTGAGAAGAATGACTCACAGAATTTGCTTTGCAAAAATATAG